One genomic region from Proteus vulgaris encodes:
- a CDS encoding NAD-dependent malic enzyme encodes MELEHESKRPLYIPYAGPILLEFPLLNKGSAFSEEERSTFNLHGLLPEAVETIEEQVERAYRQYLDFKNDNDKHIYLRNIQDTNETLFYRLLESHLTEMMPIIYTPTVGEACEHFSDIYRRARGLFISYPNRANIDDMLQNATKQNVKVIVVTDGERILGLGDQGIGGMGIPIGKLSLYTACGGISPAYTLPVVLDVGTNNPQRLNDPLYMGWRHPRITGDEYNEFVDEFIQAVKRRWPNVLLQFEDFAQKNAMPLLNRYRDELCCFNDDIQGTASVTLGSLIAASRAAGRQLKDQTVTFLGAGSAGCGIAEQIIAQMKSEGLSDEQARERIFMVDRFGLLTDKLPNLLDFQSKLIQKSETIADWETESDAISLLEVVKNAKPTILIGVSGQAGLFTEEIIREMHKHCERPIVMPLSNPTSRVEARPEDIINWTDGQALVATGSPFAPVKYKDKEYPIAQCNNSYIFPGIGLGVIACGAKRVTDAMLMVASRALADCSPMAKDGDGSLLPLLADIQQVSRYIAKQVAKEAQVQGVATVTSDSALEEAIERNYWSPEYRIYKRTSF; translated from the coding sequence ATGGAACTGGAACACGAAAGTAAACGCCCTCTCTACATCCCGTATGCAGGTCCAATCCTGCTTGAATTTCCCCTGTTAAATAAAGGTAGTGCTTTCAGCGAAGAAGAACGCAGCACCTTTAACTTACATGGTTTACTGCCTGAAGCAGTTGAAACCATCGAAGAGCAGGTTGAACGCGCTTATCGCCAATATCTTGATTTCAAAAACGATAACGATAAACATATTTACCTACGAAATATCCAAGATACCAATGAAACCCTGTTTTACCGTCTATTGGAATCTCACCTAACTGAAATGATGCCAATCATTTACACACCAACAGTGGGTGAAGCTTGTGAACATTTCTCTGATATTTATCGTCGTGCTCGTGGTTTATTTATCTCTTACCCTAACCGCGCCAATATCGACGATATGCTACAAAACGCCACTAAACAGAACGTAAAAGTTATTGTTGTAACAGATGGCGAGCGTATTCTTGGTCTAGGTGACCAAGGTATCGGTGGTATGGGTATTCCTATCGGTAAACTCTCTTTATATACCGCGTGTGGTGGTATTAGCCCAGCGTACACACTGCCTGTTGTACTTGATGTTGGTACTAATAACCCACAACGTTTAAACGATCCTCTGTATATGGGATGGCGTCATCCTCGTATTACAGGTGATGAATATAACGAGTTTGTTGATGAGTTTATTCAAGCTGTTAAACGTCGCTGGCCAAATGTTTTACTGCAATTCGAAGATTTCGCACAAAAAAATGCGATGCCTTTATTAAACCGTTATCGTGATGAGCTATGTTGCTTTAACGATGATATTCAAGGTACAGCGTCTGTCACTTTAGGTAGCCTAATTGCAGCAAGCCGTGCTGCTGGCCGCCAATTAAAAGACCAAACTGTCACTTTCTTAGGTGCAGGCTCTGCGGGTTGTGGTATTGCTGAGCAAATCATTGCCCAAATGAAATCTGAAGGTTTAAGTGATGAGCAAGCGCGTGAACGTATCTTTATGGTTGACCGTTTTGGCTTATTAACAGACAAACTGCCAAATCTACTTGATTTCCAAAGCAAACTTATCCAAAAAAGTGAAACCATTGCTGATTGGGAAACCGAAAGCGATGCGATTTCACTGTTAGAAGTGGTTAAGAATGCAAAACCAACTATTTTGATTGGTGTTTCAGGACAAGCAGGTTTATTCACTGAAGAAATTATTCGTGAAATGCACAAACACTGTGAACGCCCTATCGTAATGCCATTATCTAACCCAACTTCTCGTGTAGAAGCGCGTCCTGAAGATATTATCAACTGGACTGATGGACAAGCTTTAGTCGCAACGGGTAGCCCATTTGCACCAGTTAAATACAAAGATAAAGAGTATCCAATTGCACAATGCAACAACTCTTATATCTTCCCAGGTATTGGACTAGGTGTTATCGCATGTGGTGCAAAACGTGTTACTGATGCCATGTTAATGGTTGCAAGTCGTGCATTAGCAGATTGCTCACCAATGGCAAAAGATGGTGATGGTTCTCTGTTACCTTTACTGGCTGATATTCAGCAAGTTTCGCGTTATATCGCAAAACAAGTTGCAAAAGAAGCTCAAGTACAAGGTGTTGCTACCGTAACTTCTGATTCAGCATTAGAAGAAGCGATTGAACGTAACTATTGGTCACCAGAGTACCGTATTTACAAAAGAACCTCGTTCTAA
- the cdd gene encoding cytidine deaminase produces the protein MHTRFQAVWSDLSPQLQQALAPYLEQDEFPAMFTAEQVNAIKTQLQCNDDTLALALLPVAAACAVAPISNFKVGAVARGESGNLYFGANMEFAGAPLQQTVHAEQSAVTHAWLRGESRLISVTVNYTPCGHCRQFMNELNSGTHIQIQLPGRKMATLGDYLPDSFGPKDLNITSLLMDKVNHGYKIDNPSELAQQALQATNRSHAPYSESHSGIAVQMKDGKIFQGSYAENAAFNPSLPPLQAALILLNMAGESVMDIESAVLIEKAETILTQWDATQATLTALGCRQMQRITL, from the coding sequence ATGCATACTCGTTTTCAGGCAGTTTGGTCAGATTTATCCCCTCAGTTACAACAAGCACTTGCTCCTTATCTTGAGCAGGATGAATTCCCTGCAATGTTTACGGCAGAGCAGGTCAATGCCATAAAAACACAGTTACAATGTAATGATGATACCTTAGCCCTAGCACTTTTACCCGTTGCTGCCGCTTGTGCTGTTGCACCAATCTCTAATTTTAAAGTTGGTGCAGTTGCGCGTGGTGAAAGTGGTAATCTCTACTTCGGTGCCAATATGGAATTTGCTGGCGCTCCACTACAACAAACTGTTCACGCTGAACAAAGTGCAGTGACTCATGCATGGTTACGTGGTGAATCTCGCTTGATCTCCGTCACCGTTAACTATACACCTTGTGGTCATTGTCGCCAGTTTATGAACGAATTGAACAGTGGCACCCATATTCAAATTCAGTTACCGGGTAGAAAAATGGCAACATTAGGTGATTATTTACCTGATAGCTTTGGCCCGAAAGATCTCAATATCACCTCTTTATTAATGGACAAAGTTAATCACGGTTACAAAATTGATAACCCTAGTGAATTAGCACAACAGGCGCTACAAGCCACTAATCGTAGCCATGCTCCTTATAGTGAGTCGCACAGTGGTATTGCCGTTCAAATGAAAGATGGCAAAATTTTCCAAGGTAGTTACGCAGAAAATGCCGCATTCAACCCAAGTTTACCGCCATTACAAGCTGCTTTAATTTTGTTAAATATGGCAGGTGAGAGTGTGATGGATATTGAATCTGCTGTCTTAATTGAAAAAGCAGAGACAATTTTAACGCAATGGGATGCAACACAAGCAACATTAACTGCTTTAGGTTGTCGCCAAATGCAACGCATCACTTTGTAA
- a CDS encoding CidB/LrgB family autolysis modulator, producing the protein MLMNIWWSLPLSIFIFYLARKLAARFKLPILNPLLIAIVVIIPILLIAKIPYENYFAGSRILNDLLQPAVVALAIPLYQQLHQIRAQWKSLISICFIGSIAAMVSGTAIALWAGATPEIAASILPKSVTTPIAMAVADSIGGIPAISAACVIAVGILGAIFGHSLFKILRIPTHASRGLAMGTVSHAVGTARAAEVDYIEGAYSSLALMTCGIITSLTAPFIFPIILHLYS; encoded by the coding sequence ATGTTGATGAATATTTGGTGGTCACTTCCTTTAAGTATTTTTATTTTTTACTTAGCTCGTAAACTTGCAGCTCGATTTAAATTACCTATTTTAAATCCGCTTTTAATTGCGATTGTGGTGATTATCCCTATTTTATTGATAGCCAAGATACCTTACGAAAATTATTTTGCAGGTAGTCGTATTTTAAATGACTTATTACAACCTGCCGTTGTCGCTTTAGCTATACCGCTTTATCAGCAATTACACCAAATTCGCGCACAGTGGAAATCATTAATCAGTATTTGCTTTATTGGTAGTATTGCTGCGATGGTTAGTGGCACTGCCATTGCATTATGGGCAGGAGCAACACCTGAGATTGCTGCATCAATCTTACCTAAATCAGTGACAACACCTATTGCGATGGCTGTGGCAGACTCTATTGGGGGCATTCCTGCTATCAGTGCAGCATGTGTTATTGCCGTGGGTATTTTAGGGGCTATTTTTGGTCACTCGTTATTTAAAATACTACGTATTCCTACTCACGCCTCTCGTGGTTTAGCAATGGGTACGGTTTCTCACGCAGTCGGAACAGCAAGAGCTGCAGAAGTTGATTATATAGAAGGTGCTTACAGTTCATTGGCATTAATGACATGCGGGATTATTACATCCCTTACTGCACCATTTATCTTCCCTATTATTTTGCATCTTTATAGTTAA
- a CDS encoding CidA/LrgA family protein: MKSKRARLQITLWHYLRSFLVLYLCLFAGNLISALLPFAVPGSIVGLLILFGLLAFQLIPLRWVKPGANILLKNMSLLFIPIGVGVMNYYDLLNQQLFPIVLACVVSTFGVMALVAYCSHYVHRERVIVGSKPDQVEDIVETKEKDDDKALSEKKKC; this comes from the coding sequence ATGAAATCTAAACGGGCACGATTGCAGATTACACTTTGGCATTATCTACGATCTTTTTTGGTACTTTATCTTTGTCTCTTTGCTGGTAATCTTATTTCAGCCCTTCTACCCTTTGCGGTTCCAGGCAGTATTGTTGGCTTACTGATCCTTTTTGGTTTACTTGCTTTCCAGCTTATCCCTTTGCGTTGGGTTAAACCCGGTGCCAATATCCTCTTAAAAAACATGTCATTACTCTTTATCCCTATCGGTGTTGGTGTAATGAACTATTATGATTTGTTAAATCAGCAACTTTTTCCCATCGTTCTAGCCTGCGTAGTGAGTACCTTTGGTGTTATGGCACTCGTTGCATATTGCTCACACTACGTTCATCGTGAGCGCGTTATCGTGGGTTCGAAACCAGACCAAGTTGAAGATATTGTGGAAACAAAAGAGAAAGACGACGATAAAGCGTTAAGTGAGAAGAAAAAATGTTAG
- the metG gene encoding methionine--tRNA ligase, with product MSHVANKLLVTCALPYANGSIHLGHILEHIQADIWVRYQRMRGKEVHFICADDAHGTPIMLKAQQLGITPEAMIEEMSKEHQQDFAGFNISYDNYHSTHSEESRQLSTKIYLALKKNGHIKSKTISQLYDEEKGMFLPDRFVKGTCPKCKAQDQYGDNCEVCGSTYSPTELINPRSVVSGSTPVMRETEHYFFDLPAFSNMLQEWIRSGALQEQVANKMQEWFDSGLQQWDITRDAPYFGFEIPDAPGKYFYVWLDAPIGYMSSFLNLCEKRGDLSFDEFWNKDSKAELYHFIGKDIVYFHSLFWPAMLEGSEYRKPTNLFVHGYVTVNGAKMSKSRGTFITARAYLDHFDADCLRYYYAAKLSSRIDDIDLNLEDFVQRVNSDIVNKVVNLASRTAGFISKRFDGKLADSLDDAKLYQHFVDMKETIAQSFENREFGKAVREIMALADEANRYIDEKAPWVVAKQEGQDAQLQAICTMGINLFRVLMTYLKPVLPSLTERSEAFLQTQLTWDALEQPLLGQEITKFKALFNRIEMDKANAMVEASKSTIAPVKEVTGPLADSPIQETINFDDFAKIDMRIAEIKQADFVEGSDKLLKLILDLGGKTRQVFSGIRTAYPDPKVLEGRLTVMVANLAPRKMRFGISEGMVMAAGPGDKDIFLLSPDSGAKPGQQVK from the coding sequence ATGTCTCACGTCGCGAATAAATTATTGGTAACCTGCGCGTTACCTTATGCTAACGGTTCAATTCATCTCGGTCATATCCTTGAGCACATTCAGGCAGATATCTGGGTCCGTTATCAACGAATGCGCGGCAAAGAAGTTCATTTCATCTGCGCTGACGATGCTCACGGCACCCCAATTATGCTGAAAGCTCAACAACTGGGTATTACCCCAGAAGCAATGATTGAAGAAATGAGCAAAGAGCATCAGCAGGATTTTGCTGGCTTCAATATCAGTTATGACAATTATCACTCTACACACAGTGAAGAGAGTCGCCAATTATCGACTAAAATTTATCTTGCACTGAAAAAGAATGGTCACATCAAAAGCAAAACTATTTCTCAGCTTTATGATGAAGAAAAAGGCATGTTTTTGCCTGACCGCTTTGTAAAAGGCACTTGCCCTAAATGTAAAGCGCAAGACCAATATGGTGATAACTGTGAAGTTTGTGGCTCAACTTACAGCCCAACAGAATTAATTAATCCACGCTCTGTCGTATCAGGTTCAACACCTGTTATGCGTGAAACTGAACACTATTTCTTCGACTTACCTGCATTTAGCAACATGTTGCAAGAGTGGATACGCTCTGGTGCACTGCAAGAGCAAGTTGCGAATAAAATGCAAGAGTGGTTCGACAGCGGTTTACAACAGTGGGATATCACTCGTGACGCACCTTATTTCGGTTTCGAAATTCCAGATGCACCGGGTAAGTATTTCTATGTATGGTTAGATGCACCAATTGGCTACATGAGCTCTTTCTTAAACTTATGTGAAAAACGTGGTGATTTAAGTTTTGATGAGTTCTGGAATAAAGACAGCAAAGCTGAGCTTTATCACTTTATTGGTAAAGATATCGTCTATTTCCACAGCTTATTCTGGCCAGCAATGTTAGAAGGCAGCGAATATCGCAAACCAACAAACTTATTTGTTCATGGTTATGTCACAGTAAATGGTGCGAAGATGTCAAAATCTCGTGGCACCTTTATTACTGCTCGCGCTTATCTTGACCATTTTGATGCGGATTGCCTGCGTTATTACTATGCAGCAAAACTTTCATCACGCATTGATGATATTGACCTAAACTTAGAAGACTTTGTTCAACGTGTAAACAGCGACATTGTTAATAAAGTGGTTAACCTTGCATCACGTACAGCTGGTTTTATCAGCAAGCGTTTTGATGGCAAATTAGCTGATTCTTTAGATGATGCTAAACTTTATCAACACTTTGTTGATATGAAAGAAACTATCGCACAATCATTTGAAAATCGTGAATTTGGTAAAGCTGTTCGTGAAATTATGGCATTAGCAGACGAAGCTAACCGCTATATCGACGAAAAAGCGCCTTGGGTAGTGGCAAAACAAGAAGGTCAAGATGCTCAGTTACAAGCAATCTGTACTATGGGGATCAACTTATTCCGCGTACTAATGACTTATCTGAAACCGGTATTACCTTCACTGACAGAGCGCTCAGAAGCCTTTTTACAAACCCAATTAACATGGGATGCACTTGAACAACCACTATTAGGCCAAGAGATCACTAAATTCAAAGCGTTGTTTAACCGTATTGAGATGGATAAAGCCAATGCAATGGTTGAAGCCTCAAAAAGCACCATTGCACCGGTAAAAGAAGTGACGGGTCCATTAGCAGATTCACCGATCCAAGAAACCATCAACTTTGATGATTTTGCGAAAATCGATATGCGTATCGCTGAAATTAAACAAGCCGATTTTGTTGAAGGTTCAGACAAACTGCTGAAATTAATTTTGGACTTAGGTGGCAAAACTCGCCAAGTATTCTCAGGTATTCGTACTGCATACCCAGATCCTAAAGTGTTAGAAGGTCGCTTAACGGTAATGGTGGCAAACTTAGCACCTCGTAAAATGCGTTTTGGTATTTCAGAAGGCATGGTAATGGCAGCAGGCCCTGGCGATAAAGATATCTTCTTACTCAGCCCAGATTCTGGTGCAAAACCGGGTCAGCAAGTGAAATAA
- the apbC gene encoding iron-sulfur cluster carrier protein ApbC, with amino-acid sequence MSDKSPEQTTPEILNEKVSGVLSTFEHPTLKRNLLSLKALHQCAMIDDVLHIELVMPFVWKKPFQVLIEEKTAELRNITGAKAIEWKLKHNISTLRRANDLPGVNGVRNILAVSSGKGGVGKSSTAVNLALALAQEGAKVGILDADIYGPSIPNMLGTTMERPTSPDGQHMAPIMAYGLASNSIGYLVTDDNAMVWRGPMASKALMQMLQDTLWPDLDYLVIDMPPGTGDIQLTLSQNIPVTAAVVVTTPQDIALVDAMKGIVMFKKVNVPVLGIIENMSAHICSNCGHLEPIFGTGGAAKLAEKYHCELLGQVPLHISLREDLDRGQPTVMRDPEGEFADIYREIASTVSAQMYWDGDAIPTEISFRAV; translated from the coding sequence ATGAGTGATAAATCCCCCGAGCAGACCACCCCTGAGATTCTGAACGAAAAAGTTTCAGGTGTCTTGTCTACTTTTGAACACCCGACATTGAAACGTAATCTGCTTTCTCTAAAAGCATTACATCAATGTGCGATGATTGACGATGTTCTTCATATCGAATTAGTGATGCCGTTTGTTTGGAAAAAACCTTTCCAAGTCCTAATCGAAGAAAAAACAGCTGAACTTCGCAACATCACTGGCGCAAAAGCCATTGAATGGAAACTCAAGCACAATATTTCAACCTTACGTCGTGCAAATGATCTGCCTGGTGTTAATGGTGTTCGTAATATTCTTGCAGTGAGCTCTGGTAAAGGTGGCGTAGGTAAATCAAGTACAGCAGTGAACCTTGCATTAGCACTTGCACAAGAAGGCGCTAAAGTAGGTATTCTTGATGCTGATATTTATGGCCCGTCTATTCCTAATATGTTGGGTACCACAATGGAGCGTCCAACGTCTCCTGATGGACAACATATGGCGCCAATTATGGCTTATGGTTTAGCGTCTAACTCTATCGGTTATTTAGTCACTGATGATAATGCGATGGTATGGCGTGGTCCTATGGCGAGCAAAGCATTAATGCAAATGCTCCAAGATACGCTGTGGCCTGACTTGGATTATCTGGTTATCGATATGCCGCCGGGAACAGGTGATATTCAATTAACCTTATCTCAAAACATCCCAGTAACCGCTGCTGTTGTAGTAACAACACCACAAGATATTGCTCTGGTGGATGCGATGAAAGGGATCGTCATGTTTAAGAAAGTCAATGTGCCTGTATTAGGTATTATTGAAAACATGAGCGCACATATTTGTAGCAACTGTGGTCACCTTGAACCTATCTTTGGTACAGGTGGTGCGGCGAAATTGGCTGAGAAGTATCATTGCGAACTATTAGGTCAAGTTCCTCTTCATATCTCTTTACGTGAAGACTTAGACCGCGGACAACCAACAGTGATGCGTGATCCTGAAGGCGAGTTTGCTGATATTTATCGCGAAATCGCGTCAACAGTTTCAGCTCAAATGTATTGGGATGGCGATGCAATCCCAACGGAAATTTCTTTCCGCGCAGTGTAA
- the udk gene encoding uridine kinase, whose amino-acid sequence MADTAHQCTIVGIAGASASGKSLIASTLYRELRAQVGDHNIGVIPEDCYYRDQSDLTMEERYKVNYDHPNSMDHALLYQHLCELKAGKTIELPQYDYVAHTRKAESIPFQPKKVIIIEGILLLTDKRLREEMDFSIFVDTPLDICLMRRIKRDVNERGRSLDSVIEQYNKTVRPMFFQFIEPSKQYADIIVPRGGKNRVAIDILKAKIGQFCE is encoded by the coding sequence ATGGCTGACACAGCACATCAGTGCACAATTGTAGGTATCGCTGGAGCCTCTGCTTCGGGTAAAAGTCTTATTGCAAGTACACTTTACCGCGAATTAAGAGCGCAAGTAGGTGATCATAATATCGGGGTGATACCAGAAGATTGTTATTATCGTGACCAAAGTGATTTAACGATGGAAGAACGATATAAGGTCAATTATGACCACCCAAATTCGATGGATCACGCACTTTTATATCAGCATTTGTGTGAACTCAAAGCAGGAAAAACCATCGAACTCCCTCAATATGACTACGTTGCTCACACTCGCAAAGCAGAATCTATTCCTTTTCAACCCAAAAAAGTTATTATCATTGAAGGCATCTTATTATTAACAGATAAACGCCTGCGTGAAGAGATGGATTTCTCTATCTTTGTTGATACGCCATTAGATATTTGCTTAATGCGTAGAATTAAACGTGATGTGAATGAACGTGGACGTAGCTTAGATTCAGTCATTGAACAATATAATAAAACCGTTCGTCCTATGTTCTTCCAGTTTATTGAACCTTCTAAACAATATGCCGATATTATTGTACCAAGAGGGGGTAAAAACCGCGTTGCGATTGATATTCTGAAAGCAAAAATTGGACAGTTCTGCGAATAA
- the dcd gene encoding dCTP deaminase codes for MRLCDRDIIQWLDEGKLVIEPRPPVERINGATADVCLGNQFRVFQGHTAAYIDLSGPKAEVNAALERVMSDEIVLPEGEAFFLHPGELALAVTLESVTLPDNVVGWLDGRSSLARLGLMVHVTAHRIDPGWHGQIVLEFFNSGKLPLALRPGMVIGALSFEPMSGSADRPYNRRQDAKYKNQQGAVGSRISED; via the coding sequence ATGCGATTATGCGACCGTGATATTATTCAGTGGCTGGATGAAGGTAAATTAGTCATTGAACCCCGCCCGCCCGTCGAGCGAATTAACGGCGCAACAGCAGATGTTTGCTTAGGAAACCAATTCCGTGTTTTCCAAGGTCATACTGCAGCTTATATTGATTTAAGTGGTCCTAAGGCAGAAGTGAATGCTGCGCTAGAGCGTGTAATGAGTGATGAAATTGTTTTACCTGAAGGTGAAGCCTTTTTCTTACATCCTGGTGAATTAGCATTAGCTGTGACACTTGAATCAGTCACCTTGCCTGACAATGTTGTTGGATGGTTAGATGGACGCTCATCATTAGCTCGTTTAGGTTTAATGGTGCATGTTACCGCTCATCGTATTGATCCCGGCTGGCATGGACAAATCGTATTAGAGTTTTTCAATTCAGGTAAACTCCCACTCGCATTAAGACCGGGTATGGTTATTGGTGCATTAAGCTTTGAACCTATGTCTGGTTCTGCTGATAGACCTTATAATCGTCGTCAAGATGCAAAATATAAAAATCAACAAGGTGCAGTTGGTAGTCGGATTAGTGAAGATTAA
- the asmA gene encoding outer membrane assembly protein AsmA — MKRFLTTLAILLVVILAGLTALVLLINPNDFRGYLVERVEKQSGYKLTLQDDMRWHVWPKLSIISGKMSLTAPGAEMPLITADNMRLDVELLPLLSHQLEVKEVMLKGAVVRQTPESKAIPKISPPSTPRDISRPVIEPRANNWQLNIAKVKISDSLIIWQMKDGEQLNLRDINLSLKTDEKKQVSLEMSTKVNRDRREITLNVAANADMNSYPYRIAGNITQLDYALSGIGIPENGIAGSLTSDFTIQNEGVRKVSLDNLNLTANDSQLQGNISAEFSGKTRYQVDLKGEQLNLNTLLPELAEAKTTETALLTPKDNKTPSSFSLFNTAHAAPAPNATIMAKPVITSVTIENKEYDLTHWGDIEFTLKLALNKLLYKELEINNFKLDALNNPNSLNIQTLTGQVLQGDFSLPTVISTSIVPAHISMDVTMNNIPLQPLLRVFNQPENFSGLISAKGNLEGAGYNRKAFYHYWQGTLNTSVSQFKMQGLNVPQVIQQSVAQATDKVIYPEDIESYTQADNVIAQFKLAPKGKVTVNSLDAQADAYQIKGQGKVDLQRHYLDVMLLVNIKKGWGKENEFIRQLAKIEIPLRLYGDWNAIQYELNIEKLLRDQLQQKAKQAIDNWLNKEDAESPEVKALNQLLKKI; from the coding sequence ATGAAAAGGTTTCTGACAACACTGGCTATTTTGCTTGTGGTTATTTTGGCAGGCTTAACAGCATTAGTTTTACTCATTAACCCGAATGATTTCCGTGGATACCTTGTTGAAAGGGTCGAAAAACAAAGCGGTTATAAACTTACATTGCAAGATGATATGCGTTGGCATGTATGGCCAAAGTTAAGCATTATTAGTGGTAAAATGTCATTGACAGCACCCGGTGCTGAAATGCCTTTAATTACAGCCGATAATATGCGTCTTGATGTTGAGTTATTACCGCTACTTTCTCATCAACTTGAAGTAAAAGAAGTCATGCTTAAAGGTGCTGTTGTTCGTCAAACACCGGAAAGCAAAGCTATTCCTAAAATATCACCACCTTCTACTCCTCGAGATATTTCTCGCCCAGTCATCGAACCTAGAGCCAATAATTGGCAATTGAATATTGCCAAAGTAAAAATTTCAGACAGCTTAATTATTTGGCAAATGAAAGACGGTGAGCAGCTTAATTTACGCGATATTAATTTATCGTTGAAAACAGACGAGAAAAAACAAGTTAGTCTTGAGATGAGCACGAAAGTGAATCGTGACCGTCGTGAGATCACACTAAATGTTGCCGCTAATGCGGATATGAACAGCTATCCTTACCGAATTGCAGGTAATATCACACAGTTAGATTATGCTTTATCAGGAATAGGGATCCCTGAAAATGGCATAGCAGGAAGTTTAACTTCAGATTTTACGATCCAAAATGAGGGCGTGAGAAAAGTTTCACTTGATAACTTAAATCTCACTGCTAATGATAGCCAACTGCAAGGTAATATCAGTGCGGAATTTTCAGGTAAAACACGTTATCAAGTTGACTTAAAAGGTGAACAATTAAATTTAAATACGTTGTTACCAGAGTTAGCTGAGGCTAAAACAACTGAAACCGCATTATTGACCCCTAAAGATAATAAGACGCCATCATCGTTTTCATTATTTAATACTGCACATGCAGCACCAGCGCCAAATGCCACCATTATGGCAAAGCCAGTTATTACTTCAGTGACTATTGAAAATAAAGAATATGATTTAACGCATTGGGGTGATATTGAATTTACGCTGAAATTGGCATTGAATAAGCTGCTTTATAAAGAGTTAGAGATTAATAATTTTAAACTTGATGCTCTAAATAATCCTAATTCGCTAAATATTCAAACCTTGACAGGACAAGTCCTTCAAGGTGATTTCTCACTTCCAACAGTTATCTCTACAAGCATTGTGCCAGCACATATCAGCATGGATGTCACAATGAACAATATTCCATTACAGCCACTATTGCGTGTGTTTAATCAACCTGAAAATTTCAGTGGATTAATTTCGGCAAAAGGGAATTTAGAAGGTGCAGGATATAACCGAAAAGCCTTTTATCATTATTGGCAAGGTACGCTCAATACATCTGTTAGCCAATTTAAAATGCAGGGATTAAATGTACCGCAGGTTATTCAGCAATCAGTTGCTCAAGCTACTGATAAAGTCATTTATCCTGAAGATATCGAAAGCTATACCCAAGCAGATAATGTGATTGCCCAATTTAAGTTAGCGCCAAAAGGGAAAGTCACCGTTAATTCACTTGATGCTCAAGCAGATGCCTATCAAATTAAAGGGCAGGGCAAAGTGGATCTTCAACGCCATTATCTTGATGTGATGTTACTTGTTAATATCAAAAAAGGTTGGGGTAAAGAAAACGAATTTATCCGTCAATTAGCTAAAATTGAAATTCCATTAAGGCTTTATGGTGATTGGAATGCGATTCAATATGAACTTAATATTGAAAAATTACTGCGTGATCAATTACAGCAAAAAGCCAAGCAAGCTATCGATAATTGGTTAAATAAAGAAGATGCTGAAAGCCCAGAAGTAAAAGCACTTAATCAGCTATTGAAGAAAATCTAA